Proteins from one methanogenic archaeon mixed culture ISO4-G1 genomic window:
- a CDS encoding GNAT family acetyltransferase — MNLTTPRLILRPWSQSDAEELFDLASDETIGRMAGWKPHGSVEESSEIISTVFSRPLVFAVVMRMTNRPIGCIELNKDPQILRKGPKDAEIGYWIGRMYWNQGYATEAMQEIIRLAFEEEDVSKIWCQCFDENIQSSRVQEKCGFRFDHHGVFQNPYVGEVVVSVSSLSRKDWLRTRKT, encoded by the coding sequence ATGAATCTGACCACCCCTCGTCTCATCCTCAGGCCATGGTCGCAGTCCGATGCGGAGGAACTATTCGACCTGGCGAGCGACGAGACCATAGGCAGGATGGCCGGATGGAAGCCCCACGGGTCCGTGGAGGAGAGCTCGGAGATCATCTCCACCGTATTCTCCAGACCGCTGGTGTTCGCCGTGGTCATGAGGATGACCAACAGGCCCATAGGCTGCATCGAGCTCAACAAGGACCCGCAGATCCTCAGGAAGGGCCCGAAGGATGCCGAGATAGGATACTGGATAGGAAGGATGTACTGGAACCAGGGATACGCCACCGAGGCCATGCAGGAGATCATCCGCCTGGCCTTCGAGGAGGAGGACGTCTCGAAGATATGGTGCCAATGCTTCGACGAGAACATCCAGTCCTCACGCGTCCAGGAGAAGTGCGGGTTCAGATTCGACCACCACGGCGTCTTCCAGAACCCCTACGTGGGAGAGGTGGTGGTGTCGGTGTCGTCCCTGTCGAGGAAGGATTGGCTCAGGACCCGCAAGACCTGA